Proteins encoded by one window of Salvia splendens isolate huo1 chromosome 5, SspV2, whole genome shotgun sequence:
- the LOC121804261 gene encoding serine/threonine-protein kinase STY8-like — MVTVFKLLDWGEEGHRTEAEIQALRSAFTQEVVVWHKLDHPNVTKVNSSMSNSSLRCSNIYQNSIGEVARSMYFDISCNAFACFDVNNTVCVSWLCRLNYLHSQKIVHRDVKTENMLLDKARMVKIADFGVVRVEASNPNDMTGETGTFGSMAPEVLNGNPYNRKCDVYSFGICLWEIYCCDMPYPDLSFSEVTSAVVRQGLEHFLSQCLD; from the exons ATGGTCACAGTAT TTAAACTGCTGGACTGGGGAGAAGAGGGCCACAGGACAGAGGCTGAAATACAAGCCCTAAGGTCCGCTTTTACTCAAGAAGTTGTCGTGTGGCACAAACTTGATCATCCTAACGTAACAAAGGTAAATAGTTCTATG AGTAACTCTTCCTTGCGTTGTTCTAACATTTATCAAAACTCAATTGGAGAAGTGGCTCGTAGCATGTATTTTGACATAAGTTGTAACGCTTTTGCGTGTTTTGACGTAAACAATACGGTTTGTGTTTCCTGGCTTTGCAGGTTAAACTACCTTCATTCCCAGAAGATTGTTCACAGAGATGtgaaaacagaaaatatgcTTTTAGACAAGGCACGCATGGTCAAAATTGCAGATTTTGGCGTTGTTCGTGTTGAAGCCTCAAATCCTAATGACATGACTGGGGAGACCGGGACATTCGGCTCCATGGCTCCTGAG GTTCTCAACGGAAATCCTTACAACAGGAAATGTGATGTGTATAGTTTTGGCATCTGTTTATGGGAGATATATTGTTGCGACATGCCATATCCGGACCTTAGTTTCTCGGAGGTGACTTCAGCAGTCGTTCGCCAG GGGTTGGAGCATTTCCTCTCGCAATG TTTGGATTGA
- the LOC121802833 gene encoding probable CoA ligase CCL7, with protein sequence MSNIQGKHGIYRSPRPSISLPHHPNISMLPFLFRHLSSISNSPALIDADSAQTLTFSNLKTHVSSLSCALLNLNVSKNDAVLILSPNSIRFPVAFFAVVAVGAVAIPSNPLYTAAEISKQIKDSNPKLIITVRQLYDRIKQCNLPCILLNQSASNNPMLHSYSDLIRSTPTTSFPDVMQSDAAAILYSSGTTGASKGAVLTHKNFMASALMMTSDQEANEESGNVFLCFLPMCHIFGLSALVYAQLQRGNTVVVMARYEMNAVLRAIEQYKVTHLLVVPLVVLELSKKQEKVKEYDVSTLREVMSGAAPLGKEMIEACSNIFPQAVVYQGYGMTEASGVISLENRRMFPSHPGSVGPLAPSVEAQIVDSDTMKCLSPFQKGEIWIKGPLVMKGYLNNHKATAEIIDEEGWLHTGDVGYFDDEGRLYIVDRVKELIKYKGFQVAPSELEDLLLTHPEIVDAAVIGLGDAEAGEIPIAYVVTSSMSSLTAQQVQQYIAQQVAPFRRLRRVIFTREIPRSPIGKILRKELRQQSVAKL encoded by the exons ATGTCGAATATACAAGGCAAACATGGTATCTACCGATCACCAAGGCCTTCCATTTCTCTTCCCCACCACCCCAATATTTCAATGCTTCCATTTCTCTTCAGACACTTGTCATCCATTTCCAACTCCCCTGCACTTATCGATGCTGATTCTGCGCAAACCTTAACCTTTTCGAACCTCAAAACTCATGTTTCAAGCCTCTCATGTGCCCTCCTCAACCTTAACGTCTCCAAAAACGACGCCGTCCTCATCTTGTCTCCAAACTCCATACGTTTCCCAGTCGCTTTCTTCGCGGTGGTGGCTGTTGGGGCCGTTGCCATCCCCTCCAACCCATTATACACTGCAGCTGAGATTTCCAAACAGATCAAAGACAGCAATCCCAAACTGATCATCACAGTCCGTCAACTCTATGATAGAATCAAACAGTGCAACCTTCCTTGCATTCTGCTAAACCAAAGTGCCTCAAACAATCCAATGCTGCATAGCTATTCGGATTTGATCCGGTCGACACCAACCACATCGTTTCCAGATGTGATGCAGAGTGATGCTGCAGCAATATTGTACTCATCGGGGACAACGGGAGCTAGCAAAGGAGCTGTGCTGACACACAAGAACTTCATGGCATCTGCCCTGATGATGACATCAGATCAAGAAGCAAATGAGGAGTCAGGGAATGTGTTTCTCTGCTTCTTACCCATGTGTCATATCTTTGGACTGTCGGCTCTGGTTTACGCGCAGCTGCAGAGAGGGAACACGGTGGTGGTAATGGCGCGGTATGAGATGAATGCTGTGCTGAGGGCTATTGAGCAGTACAAGGTGACACATTTGTTAGTCGTGCCCCTTGTCGTTTTGGAGCTGAGTAAGAAGCAGGAGAAGGTGAAAGAGTACGATGTTTCAACATTGAGGGAGGTTATGTCTGGAGCAGCTCCATTAGGCAAAGAGATGATAGAAGCATGCTCCAACATTTTTCCACAAGCTGTTGTATATCAG GGCTATGGCATGACAGAAGCATCAGGTGTTATTTCACTAGAAAACAGAAGGATGTTTCCATCTCATCCAGGCTCTGTAGGGCCACTTGCTCCCAGTGTTGAAGCTCAAATAGTCGATTCGGATACAATGAAATGCCTCTCTCCTTTTCAGAAAGGGGAAATATGGATCAAAGGCCCCCTGGTGATGAAGG GCTATTTGAACAACCACAAGGCGACTGCGGAAATCATAGACGAGGAAGGCTGGTTGCACACAGGAGATGTTGGCTATTTTGATGACGAGGGTCGACTCTATATTGTAGACCGCGTAAAAGAGCTCATCAAATATAAAGGCTTTCAG GTTGCACCTTCAGAGCTAGAAGATCTGCTTCTCACTCATCCTGAAATAGTGGATGCTGCTGTTATAGG ATTAGGTGATGCTGAAGCTGGAGAAATTCCAATAGCATATGTTGTGACATCATCCATGAGTTCACTAACAGCACAACAAGTTCAGCAGTATATTGCACAACAG GTTGCACCATTCAGAAGATTGAGGAGGGTGATTTTTACTAGAGAAATACCAAGATCACCTATAGGAAAGATTTTGAGGAAAGAGCTTAGACAACAATCTGTTGCAAAACTCTAG
- the LOC121805883 gene encoding uncharacterized protein LOC121805883: MHGRFQPDEESSRSLKSSCQHMRSVPPLLTADTHSAIASSITTSTTGNSFFKDGRKISIGDCALFKPLKISPPFIGLIRWLELDKEYNLQLGVNWLYRSSELNLGKGPLPDSVPNEIFYSFYKDETPAASLLHPCKVAFLPRGAELPTGKSCFVCRRAYDIGKKCLWWLTDQDYINEQQEEVDKLLHQTRKEMHVTLHPSGRSPKQATTPTSTSQLKPASDSGQNSGTSIPSQNKGKKRERIDHGADPVKRERSSRTDEGDSGQCKKASNLRYEIARITENGGVVDVEGIEKLVQLMQSDRMDKKMDLVSRVLFASAMASTDKADCLSRFVELRGVTVMDEWLQDIHKGKIPNGNLKDGDKSAEEFLLILLRALDKLPISLHALQLCNIGRSVNHLRSHKNTEIQRKARTLVDTWKKRVESEMISIDTKSAWSSKSRLPEASHGGSITPSGSDVAMKSSITTNSAMKPTSVKSSHGETAKYVSSPGPVKQASSLASGKENQSRTSVGGTADAHQNREDRSSSSNQSQNCGRSSSSKEDVRSSASGSGTVNKVSSSKRNRKISSSPGKSASGSQKETNSNKNSPAHKSTAIQKLTHSALTSERVIEGPINEGSSHKLIVKISNRIRSPVQGVNGGSLEVPTVMSSRASSPVLKHKQSDDPSKGKSDLHQRNADADMKTSQASDQKDTLTGPEGAGLPAVPPNEEQSMTIEDSKRTIEGPPAALSKLVKSHSSFSPMNALIESCAKYSEETSLSLEDDLGINLLASVAAGELSRSDVVSPTNSSERSMPIADEVCNGDEEKSKFSIEDSVACDGKQHAGLEASSWSNDRSHLSKNASPEFSGDRKCSPSYSSRDVPAGEGTKDFVNSSTDLTSNAVLKLEGEEKPNKKTVTVPISLEKVRDSESGQRNHEEKATASKVISDLPKCRSGGTDVVVTEEKCSIGHFTTNECKPMVEDDGLDSLIQDDRIKFENEGLSQCDFQQKVAVESLKSEPGDSKSVSEPCDTVKVREPEDMDAKSCRSKSEQLNYDEDVDMNAVSESHSVAVTCSISHDLDNNIKEANVEKQATVEQISPQRRCPISVDFESQKEVELARSGSPTTQQDETNNFASTGDGTASFIAEVEAVPGAKMKFDLNEFSAEDVKCGDSLNKSSPTSSTDHNNSIIDGNSPSVTIAAAAKGSFVPPDNVLKSIVDLGWKGSAATSAFRPAEPKRCLEMPLGLSTVSCSDSLTSKHDRISLDFDLNVPDARVLEEMTSSGSALAVGSTTESASNWAREASDSLPIRGSCSLGFDLNRVDETDDIGICSTSSTRDGKPSIMHDKPVGGFRVQRGFDLNNGPVADDAGMDQFMGNELVNGSITSQLPSAGVRVNGPVLSSFSSWFPSGGTYSTVTVPSILPERLEQPFPMFPPGAPQRIYGSAGVNPFHTDMYRGSVLSSSPSVPFGTNSLQFPVFPFGTSYPLPSTTFSVGATSYAESSSGARLFAPPVNTQYLGPIGSFASQFQRPYMVSLPNINNNGGLESNRKWGRQGLDLNAGPGVIEPEVRNEILPLSSGLASSQALQEEQARMFSVSGSILKRKEPEGSWDETFRNRQPSWQ; the protein is encoded by the exons ATGCATGGGAGGTTTCAGCCGGACGAGGAGAGCTCTAGGAGTTTAAAGAGTAGCTGTCAGCACATGCGGTCAGTCCCTCCATTGCTGACTGCCGATACTCATtctgctattgcttcttctatCACAACCTCCACCACTGGCAATTCGTTCTTCAAG GACGGTCGTAAGATTAGTATTGGCGACTGTGCTCTTTTCAAACCACTTAAAATTTCTCCACCCTTCATTGGTTTGATCCGTTGGTTGGAATTGGACAAAGAGTATAACCTGCAGCTGGGGGTAAACTGGCTTTATCGATCATCTGAGCTGAATCTTGGAAAAGGGCCTTTGCCTGACAGTGTTCCAAACGAGATCTTCTATTCCTTTTACAAAGACGAAACTCCGGCTGCATCACTTCTCCATCCTTGTAAAGTTGCTTTTCTTCCTAGAGGTGCAGAACTTCCTACCGGGAAATCCTGTTTTGTTTGTCGACGTGCCTATGacattgggaagaagtgtttaTGGTGGCTAACAGATCAAGACTACATTAAT GAGCAACAAGAAGAAGTAGATAAGCTTTTACACCAAACTAGAAAAGAAATGCATGTGACATTACACCCTAGTGGTCGTTCTCCAAAGCAGGCCACAACTCCCACTTCAACCTCACAACTGAAACCAGCTTCTGATAGTGGTCAAAATAGTGGGACTTCTATACCTTCTCAAAACAAGGGAAAGAAGAGGGAAAGAATTGATCATGGTGCAGATCCTGTAAAACGAGAACGATCCTCTAGGACTGATGAGGGTGATTCTGGTCAGTGTAAAAAAGCAAGTAATTTAAGATATGAGATTGCACGAATAACAGAAAATGGTGGAGTTGTGGATGTGGAGGGGATTGAGAAGCTCGTTCAGTTGATGCAATCAGATCGGATGGACAAAAAAATGGATTTGGTTAGTCGTGTCTTGTTCGCAAGTGCGATGGCTTCCACTGATAAGGCTGATTGTCTCAGTCGGTTTGTGGAGCTAAGAGGCGTGACTGTAATGGATGAGTGGCTGCAAGATATTCATAAAGGGAAGATTCCCAATGGTAACCTAAAGGATGGTGATAAATCTGCAGAGGAGtttcttttaattttacttCGGGCACTGGATAAACTCCCAATTAGTCTTCATGCCCTTCAATTGTGCAACATAGGCAGATCTGTGAATCATTTAAGATCACATAAAAATACAGAAATTCAGAGAAAGGCCCGAACCCTAGTCGACACATGGAAGAAGCGCGTTGAATCTGAAATGATAAGCATTGATACAAAGTCTGCATGGTCTTCCAAATCACGACTTCCAGAGGCTTCTCATGGTGGAAGCATCACTCCTAGTGGGTCTGATGTTGCCATGAAAAGTTCTATCACAACGAACTCTGCTATGAAACCTACTTCTGTGAAGTCTTCACATGGGGAAACTGCAAAGTATGTCTCGTCCCCTGGGCCTGTGAAGCAAGCTTCATCTCTTGCATCTGGAAAGGAGAACCAATCAAGAACTTCTGTCGGGGGTACTGCTGATGCCCATCAAAATAGAGAGGACAGGAGTAGTAGTTCAAACCAGTCGCAAAATTGTGGTCGATCTTCCTCATCCAAGGAAGATGTAAGGAGTTCTGCTTCTGGTTCGGGGACGGTTAATAAAGTGTCATCTAGCAAACGTAATCGAAAAATTAGCAGTTCTCCAGGAAAGTCGGCATCTGGAAGCCAGAAAGAAACAAACTCTAACAAAAATTCTCCTGCACACAAAAGTACAGCTATACAGAAGTTGACTCACTCGGCATTAACTAGTGAAAGGGTTATTGAGGGGCCTATCAATGAAGGAAGTAGTCATAAGCTAATAGTTAAGATATCAAACCGGATAAGAAGCCCCGTGCAAGGTGTCAATGGCGGATCTCTTGAAGTTCCTACAGTTATGAGCAGTCGGGCTTCCTCTCCTGTGCTTAAGCACAAGCAGAGTGATGATCCTTCTAAGGGAAAGAGTGATTTACATCAACGTAATGCTGATGCAGACATGAAGACGAGTCAAGCCAGTGATCAGAAAGACACTTTGACTGGACCAGAAGGTGCTGGTTTGCCAGCAGTTCCTCCCAATGAAGAGCAAAGCATGACAATTGAAGACTCTAAGAGAACAATTGAGGGCCCTCCTGCCGCGTTATCAAAGTTGGTGAAGTCACATTCTTCTTTCAGTCCCATGAATGCTTTAATTGAGAGCTGTGCTAAATATTCCGAAGAAACTTCTCTGTCCCTTGAAGATGATCTTGGAATCAACTTACTTGCTAGTGTGGCTGCTGGTGAGTTATCCAGATCTGATGTGGTTTCTCCTACTAATTCTTCGGAAAGAAGTATGCCTATTGCTGATGAAGTATGCAATGGCGATGAAGAAAAATCAAAGTTTTCCATTGAAGATTCTGTTGCTTGTGATGGCAAACAACATGCTGGTTTAGAAGCTAGCTCCTGGTCGAATGATAGGTCGCATTTGTCTAAAAATGCATCACCTGAATTTTCTGGGGACAGAAAGTGTTCGCCATCATATTCGTCCCGAGATGTACCAGCTGGAGAAGGCACAAAAGACTTCGTCAACTCGAGTACAGATTTGACAAGCAATGCTGTTCTTAAGTTGGAGGGTGAGGAGAAGCCAAATAAAAAGACTGTCACCGTTCCCATCTCCTTGGAGAAGGTGAGAGATAGTGAATCTGGTCAAAGAAATCATGAGGAAAAGGCCACTGCCAGCAAGGTGATCTCTGATCTTCCAAAATGCAGAAGTGGTGGAACTGATGTCGTGGTTACTGAGGAGAAATGCAGTATCGGTCATTTTACTACTAATGAGTGTAAGCCAATGGTTGAAGATGATGGGTTAGATTCGTTGATTCAAGATGACCGCATCAAGTTTGAGAATGAAGGATTGAGCCAATGCGATTTCCAGCAGAAAGTAGCAGTGGAAAGTCTGAAGTCTGAACCTGGAGATAGTAAATCAGTTTCTGAACCTTGTGACACAGTAAAAGTCAGAGAACCAGAAGACATGGATGCTAAGAGTTGCAGGAGCAAATCTGAACAGCTGAactatgatgaggatgttgatATGAATGCAGTCAGTGAGAGTCATAGTGTTGCTGTTACTTGTTCGATATCACATGATTTGGACAATAATATTAAAGAGGCCAATGTAGAAAAACAGGCGACTGTGGAGCAAATTTCCCCTCAGAGAAGGTGTCCTATTTCTGTGGACTTTGAAAGCCAGAAAGAAGTTGAGTTAGCTCGGTCTGGGTCTCCTACCACACAGCAAGATGAGACAAACAATTTTGCTTCCACTGGTGATGGCACTGCTTCTTTTATTGCTGAAGTAGAAGCAGTTCCAGGTGCAAAAATGAAGTTTGACTTAAATGAATTTAGTGCTGAGGATGTGAAATGTGGGGATTCTCTCAATAAATCATCACCTACTTCATCAACTGATCATAATAACTCTATAATTGATGGAAACTCTCCATCTGTTACTATAGCAGCTGCTGCAAAAGGTTCATTTGTTCCCCCAGATAATGTGTTGAAAAGTATAGTGGATCTTGGCTGGAAGGGATCTGCTGCTACTAGTGCATTTCGACCTGCTGAACCCAAAAGATGTCTAGAAATGCCGTTGGGTCTATCTACTGTGTCTTGCTCTGATTCCTTGACCAGTAAGCATGACCGTATTTCACTGGATTTTGATCTGAATGTACCGGATGCCAGAGTTCTTGAAGAAATGACTTCTAGTGGTTCCGCTTTGGCAGTTGGCTCAACAACTGAGTCAGCAAGCAATTGGGCTCGTGAGGCATCAGATTCTTTGCCTATTCGTGGTTCTTGCAGTTTGGGTTTTGATTTGAACAGAGTAGATGAAACGGATGATATTGGGATTTGCTCCACTAGCAGCACGCGTGATGGAAAGCCTTCTATCATGCATGACAAACCAGTAGGTGGTTTTCGTGTTCAGAGGGGTTTTGATCTCAACAATGGACCGGTGGCTGATGATGCAGGCATGGACCAGTTCATGGGTAATGAACTAGTCAATGGTAGTATAACATCACAGCTGCCTTCTGCAGGCGTTAGAGTAAATGGTCCAGTGCTGAGCAGTTTCTCATCATGGTTTCCTTCAGGTGGTACTTACTCTACTGTAACAGTCCCATCAATATTACCTGAACGACTGGAACAGCCCTTTCCAATGTTTCCACCTGGTGCACCTCAGCGAATATATGGCTCAGCAGGCGTCAACCCGTTCCATACCGATATGTACCGTGGATCAGTTTTGTCATCATCGCCTTCAGTGCCTTTCGGGACTAATTCTCTCCAATTCCCAGTCTTCCCCTTTGGAACTTCTTATCCTCTCCCTTCAACTACTTTTTCAGTCGGAGCAACATCATATGCTGAATCTTCATCTGGTGCAAGGCTTTTTGCTCCTCCAGTAAATACACAATATCTGGGTCCCATTGGCTCTTTTGCATCCCAATTTCAAAGGCCATACATGGTCAGCCTTCCCAACATTAACAATAATGGTGGGTTGGAGAGCAACAGAAAGTGGGGTAGACAGGGCCTTGACCTTAATGCAGGTCCTGGGGTCATAGAACCTGAAGTCAGGAATGAAATATTGCCTTTATCATCTGGTCTTGCCAGTTCACAGGCACTACAGGAAGAGCAGGCCAGGATGTTCTCTGTCTCAGGTAGTATTTTGAAGAGGAAGGAGCCTGAAGGGAGCTGGGATGAAACCTTCAGAAATAGGCAGCCCTCATGGCAGTAG